The nucleotide window TCAGCACTTCGAGGCCCGGCCCGGCGGAGCGGTCTACCTCAGCGAGACCGGGCGCAAGGAGGTGCTGACTGCATACCAGAAGCGCAAGCAGGAGACCGTCCGCCACCGGCTCTTCAAGGAGGCTGTGCCCGTCGGGCTGCTCCCGTTCGTACAGGCGCGTCTCCTCGCCCGCCACCTTCGCGGCGACCTCGACGCCTACCCGCCCTTCCGCGCCCGCTGACTCTCAGCCTCGTGAAACGAATCGACCTGCTCGTCACGTACGACGTGGACACCTCGACGAAGGCTGGGGCGCGGCGGCTCCGCCGCGTGGCGAAGGTATGTGAGAGCTTCGGGCAGCGCGTGCAGTACTCGGTGTTCGCGTGCAGCGTGACGCGGGCGCAACTGGAGGAGATGGAAGCCCGGCTCCTCGACGAGATGAACCTGCAGAAGGACAGCCTGCATCTCTACACCCTTCATGGCGGGCTGGACCGCTCGCGCCGCTCCCACGGCGTG belongs to Bacteroidota bacterium and includes:
- the cas2 gene encoding CRISPR-associated endonuclease Cas2 codes for the protein MKRIDLLVTYDVDTSTKAGARRLRRVAKVCESFGQRVQYSVFACSVTRAQLEEMEARLLDEMNLQKDSLHLYTLHGGLDRSRRSHGVDPYRDFDDPLIL